GTCGGACGGCCGGCGCAGGCGCCGTCCAGGGCGCGGGCCAGGTAGGCCGGCGGGATCACCGCATTCTCGGCGGCGGCGAACAGCCCGCGGCCCTCGATGCCGTGCGAGGTGAGATAGGCGAAGCAGCCCGTCCCGGCGGTGCCGGCCAGACCGGCCATGGCGCGGGCGAAATTCGCCTTGGTCGCGACCGCGTCCGGCTGCCGGGCATCGGCCTTGAGCACGACGATATCGGCCGGCGCCATGCCGAAGGATTGAAGGCTGCGCCGCAGCGCGTCGACGCCGTTGTCGAACACCGGCTCGGCGTCGTCGGCGGCGACCAGCAGCGCCTTCCAGCGCAGCGGCGTCTCCGCCGCGGCGACGGAGGGGGAGGGAACGGCCTGGCCGGCGCAACCCGACAGCAGCGCCGCGAGGACGGCGATGCGAAGCGACGGCGCCGATTTCATTCGTTCCCTCGTCCGGACTACCAGGCGCCGGTGTTCGGCATCGACAGCCAGGGCTCGGCCGGCGGCTTCGCCTCGCCCTTCTGCAGGATCTCGATCGAGATGTTGTCGGGCGAGCGAACGAAGGCCATGCGGCCGTCACGCGGCGGCCGGTTGATGGTCACGCCCGCCTTCTGCAGCCGGTCGCAGAAGTCGTAGATGTCGTCGACCTCGTAGGCCAGGTGGCCGAAATTGCGGCCGCCGGTATAGACCTCGGGGTCCCAGTTGTAGGTCAGCTCGATCGGCGCGTCCTCCTGCCCGGGCGGGGCCAGGAAGACCAGCGTGTAGCGGCCCTTCTCGTTCTCGCTGCGGCGGGTCTCCTTCAGGCCCAGCAGGTCGCGGTAGAAGTGCAGCGACTGCTCCAGGTCGGTGACGCGGACCATGGTGTGCAGGTATTTCATCTCCATCCTCCGAAAGGGCGCGGCCGTCGCGATGACGGCGTGTGTCGGATCGACGATCGGCTAGGGGATTCGGGACCGGGCTACCATCGTCGCCCGGGGGCGCTCTGGCAAGCCTGTCCGGCCAGGGTCGACGGCATCGCCGCGCCGTGCTGTGCTTCGCTTCGAGTCGGCCGGCCGGCCGGCGGCGATGCGTGGACGGAGACGATGAGCGCGGTTGAAACCCTGCTGCTGGACCGGTTCGAGCGGCATGTCGAGGAGCTGAAGCAGTACTGCTCGATCCCGAGCGTCAGCACCGATCCCGCCTATGCGCCGGAGGTGCAGCGGGCGGCCCGCTTCGTCGCCGACCGCATGGCGCGGGCCGGGCTGGAGCGGGTCGAGATGCTGCCGACCGACGGCCATCCGGCAGTGACGGCGGAATGGTGCCATGCGCCGGGCGCCCCGACCGTTCTGGTCTACGGCCATTACGACGTGCAGCCGCCCGACCCGGTCGGGCTCTGGACCTCGCCGCCCTTCGACCCCGAGATCCGCGACGGCCGCCTCTATGCCCGCGGCGCCTCGGACGACAAGGGGCCGTCGCTGATCCCGATCCTGGTGGCCGAGGCCTTCCTGGAGCGCGAGGGCCGGCTGCCGGTGAACCTGAAGTTCCTCTACGAGGGCGAGGAGGAATGCGGCAGCGCCCATCTCGAGGCGCTGGTCGAGGCGCAGGCCGAACGGCTGGCCGCCAATGTGGTGCTGTCGGCCGACGGAGCGATGTGGCGGCCCGACCTGCCGACCGTCACCGTCGCCAGCCGCGGCATGCTGGCGCTGGAGCTGGAACTGCACGGCGCCGGCAAGGACCTGCATTCCGGCCGGCACGGCGGCAGCGCCCCCAACCCGCTGCCGGCCCTGGCCCGGCTGCTGTCGACGCTGCACGACGAGGCCGGGGAAGTCGCGGTCGAGGGCTTCTATGACGGCATCACCCCGCCGGACCCGAAGCTGATCGACGCCATCCGCGCCTCCGGCTTCGATCCCCAGGGCTATTTCGAGGCGATCGGGGCGCCGGTGCCCCAGCCGCTGCCCTCGGCCGAGGATCTGCTGGTCCGGCAGTGGCTGAAGCCGACGCTGGAGCTGAACGGCGTTACCGGCGGCTATGGCGGGCCCGGCACCAAGACGGTGATCCCGGCCGGGGCCGGCGCCAAGATCTCCTGCCGCCTGGTCGCCGGCCAGGACCCGGAGCGGGTGTTCGCCGCGATCGAGGCGCATCTGCGGCGGCACGCCCCGGCCGGCTATCGCCTGGAGATCCGCCGCCACGGCCCGGGCTCGCCGGCCTTCTCCCTGCCGGCGGACCAGCCGGTGCTGGCGCTGACCGAGGCGGTGCTGGGCGAGCTGTTCGGCCAGCCGCCGCTGCGGGTGGCGATGGGCGCGACCATCCCGATCGGCGCCGTGTTCCGGCGTATCCTGGGGATCGAGACGGTGTTCTTCAGCTTCTCGACCGCGGATGAGGACTACCACTCGCCGAACGAGTTCTTCCGGCTGGAGCGGTTCCGCGACGGCATGGTCGGCTGGGCCCGGCTGCTGCCGCGCCTGGCCGGGCACAGCCCGGGCTGACGGCCGGCGGCGCCGGCCCGGCATGTGGGCGGAGAAAATTTCGTAACGCCACATATCAAAGGTTGTGATCGGCCCCTTCGTTCATAAATGATAGGCACCGTGTCGGCCCGGCCGATGCATCCCCGACCATCTCTGCTTCCGGAGGCCGAGGCGCATCCATGCCGCACGACACCCCCCTGATCGCCACCATCGTCGCCGGCCTCGGCCTCGCCTTCGTGTTCGGCGCCATCGCCAACCGGCTGAAGGCGCCGCCGCTGGTCGGCTATCTGCTGGCCGGCATCCTGGTCGGGCCGCACACGCCGGGTTTCGTCGCCGACCAGGCCCTGGCGCCGGAGCTGGCGGAGATCGGCGTCATCCTGCTGATGTTCGGCGTCGGGCTGCACTTCTCGCTGAAGGACCTGCTGTCGGTGCGGGCGATCGCGGTGCCCGGCGCCGTGGTCCAGATCGGCTTCGCCACGGCGCTCGGCCTCGGCCTCGCCCTCATGCTCGGCTGGACCGTCGCCGGCGGCCTGGTCTTCGGCCTCGCCCTGTCGGTCGCCTCGACCGTCGTGCTGCTTCGGGCGCTGCAGGAACGACGGCTGGTGGAGACCGAGCGCGGCCGCATCGCCGTCGGCTGGCTGATCGTCGAGGACCTGGCGATGGTGCTGGCGCTGGTCCTGCTGCCGGCCCTGGCCGGGCTGGTCAATGGCGGCATGGATGTCGGTTCCGACCCCCTCGCCGTCTCCCTCGGCCTCGACCTCGGCGTCGGCGGCATCCTGGTGCTGACCCTGGTGAAGGTCGCCGCCTTCGTCGCCCTCATGCTGGTCGTCGGCCGCCGGGTGATCCCCTGGGTGCTGCATTACGTCGCCCACACCGGATCGCGGGAGCTGTTCCGCCTGGCGGTGCTGGCGATCGCGCTGGGCGTCGCCTTCGGCTCCGCCAAGCTGTTCGGCGTGTCGCTGGCGCTCGGCGCCTTCTTCGCCGGCATGGTGCTGAGCGAATCCGAGCTGAGCCACGCCGCGGCGCAGGAGACGCTGCCGCTGCGCGACGCCTTCGCGGTGCTGTTCTTCGTCTCGGTCGGCATGCTGTTCGATCCGACCAGCCTGTGGCGTGATCCGCTGCCGATGCTGGCCGTGGTGTTCATCATCGTCATCGGCAAGTCGGTCGCCGCCTTCGTCATCGTCCGCCTGTTCGGCCATCCGGTGACGACGGCGCTCCTGATCTCCGCCAGCCTGGCGCAGATCGGCGAGTTCTCCTTCATCCTCGCCGAGCTCGGCGTGAAGCTCGGCCTGCTGCCGGAGGCAGGGCGAGACCTGATCCTGGGCGGCGCGATCCTGTCGATCCTGCTCAACCCCGTCGTGTTCACTGCCTTCGGCAAGCTGCGGCCGCTGCTCGAGCGTGCGGCGCCGGCCCCGGCCGCCCCGTCCGAAGAGGTGCCGCCGGCCGAGGTCGCGGCAGCGCCCGACGCGCCGCCCCCGGCCGAGGCAGCGACGCTGGCCGAGCCGGCGGTGCCGACCGCGCTCGCGGATCACGTCGTCCTGGTCGGCTATGGCCGCGTCGGCAGCCTGATCGGCGCGGCGTTGCAGGCGGCCGGCCGGCCCTTCCTGGTGATCGAGGATGCCGACCAGCCGGTCGCGCGGCTGCGCGAGGCCGGGATCGAGACCATCATCGGCAACGCCGCCGTGCCGGAGGTGCTGGCGCTGGCCAACCTGCCGGGCGCCCGGCAGTTGGCCGTCGCCGTCCCGAATGCCTTCGAGGCCGGCCAGATCGTCGCCCAGGCCCGGGCCGCCAATCCCGGCATGGCCATCATCGCCCGGGCGCATTCCGACGCCGAGGTCGAGCACCTGCGCACGCTCGGCGCCGATGCCGTGATCATGGGCGAGCGCGAGATCGCCCGCGGCATGGCGGAAGCCCTGACGACAGGCGAGGCGAGGTCACCCGAAATCACGCAGACGGCGTGATCCTCTCGACCCGGCTGCAAATCTGTTGCATGACCGGGCGGGTTCAGACATATTACATTTTGTATACCAGTTGGAATCCTGCCGATCATGACTGGTCGTGGGCGGACCCGCCGACGAAGAAGAGAGTGTCGGCCCGCACCGTCGCCGATCGCGCATCCGGGCGACGCGGCATGTCGGCCCGGCTTCGATGCCCAAGCGGCGCTCAGCGCCGGATTTCCTCCATGACTCGATTGGCGCTCAGCGCCCTACGCCTTTGCAGGCCCTGCCCGACGGCTCGGGATCAGGCAGGGCCGGTTCTCCGGAGGCCCCGGAGGACCGGCCCGATGCCGCAGCCGCCGCCGAGGTAGGGCACGGGAGGCCAAAGAACCGCCGGCAATCAACGACCGGCCGAACGAGTGCAACGAGACACTGGGAGAGCCATCGCCATGAGTGCGATTTCCAACGCGAGCGCGGGGACGGGAAGGGCTCCGACGAATCGCTGGATTCAGCTGATCGCCGGCATCGTCTGCATGGTCGCCGCCGCGAACATCCAGTACGCCTGGACCCTGTTCGTGCCGGAGATCCAGGAGACCTATGGCTGGAGCCGCGCCGCGATCCAGACCGCCTTCACCATCTTCGTCATCGTCCAGACCTGGCTGACCCCGATCGAAGGCTACTTCATCGACAAGTATGGCCCCCGGGCCCTGGTGCTGGTCGGCGGCGTGATGACCGGCCTGTCCTGGATCGTGAACTCCTACGCCACCTCGTTGACCGGCTTCTATGTCGGCGCCGCGATCGGCGGCATCGGCGTCGGCTGCGTCTACGCCACCTGCGTCAACGCCGCGCTGAAATGGTTCCCGGACCGTCGCGGCCTGGCGGTCGGCCTGACCGCTGGCGGCTACGGCGCCGGCTCGGCCTTGACCATCATCCCGATCGCCAACGTCATCGCCGGCTCGGGGTACCAGGCGGCCTTCTTCTGGTTCGGCCTGATCCAGGGCGCCATCATCTTCGGTGCCGCCTGGTTCCTGCGGGCGCCGGCCAAGGAGGAGGTGACGCATTCGACCAAGGTCGCCCAGGTGCGGCGTGACTACACGCTGGGCGAGGCGCTGCAGACCCCGGTGTTCTACGTCATGCTCGGCATGTTCATCTGCACCGTCACCGGCGGTCTGATGGCGGTCGCGCAGCTCGGCGTCATCGCCCAGGACCTGGGCGTCAAGGACATGCCGGTGAACCTGTTCTTCTTCACCATGGCGGCGCTGCCCTTCGCCCTGATGCTGGACCGCATCATGAACGGCATCTCCCGGCCGTTCTTCGGCTGGGTGTCCGACCATATCGGGCGCGAGAAGACGATGTTCATCGCCTTCGCCATGGAAGGGCTCGGCATCGTCGCGCTCGGCACCTTCGGCCACAACCCGTGGGCGTTCCTGATCCTCTCGGGCGTGGTGTTCCTGGCGTGGGGCGAGGTCTACTCGCTGTTCAGCGCCACCGCGGGCGACACCTTCGGCACCAAGCATCTCGGCAAGATCTACGGCGTGCTGTACTGCGCCAAGGGCGTCGCCGCCCTCCTGGTGCCGTTCGGCAACCTGCTGATGGAGGCGACCGGCACCTGGTCGACGGTGCTGTACACCGTCGCGGCGATGGATCTGATCGCGGCCTTCTCGGCGGTGCTGATCCTGCGGCCGATGCTGCAGCGGCACCATGCGCGCAACGCCTCGGCCCTGGCGACGGCCGAGCCGCAGCGGGCCACCAGCCATAGCGGCCGGCTGGCCCGCGCGAACTAGGCTCTCATCGGGCCGGCGCTTCGCCGGCCCTGCAGGACCTGACCCGGCCGCACATGTCCGTCCCAAAGGCGGCCGGGGATTTTCGGAGCGACCGCCCCGCGGGATGGAAGAGCCGGGCCGGGAGGGCAGCCTCCCGCCCGGTTTTCCGTTTTCGTCAGCCCTCGAAGACGAGCTGGATGCGGTCGCTGGCGAAGCTGGACAGGCCGAATTCGACCACCGTGCCTTCGGCGTCGACATTGATCGCCTCGGTCGCCATCACCGGCCGGGTCCGCGTGATCTCGAGCAGCCGCTGCTCCCGCGCATCCGGCAGCCGGGCAGAGACCCGGGTGCGCCGGCGGGTATAGTCGGCGACGCCGAGGCGGGCGAAGCTGGCGGTCACCGAGCCGGTCTCGCGGAAGATCTCGACGATCCCCGGGAAGCGCGCGGCGGGGAAGTAGTGGCTGGCCAAGCTCAGCGGCAGCCCGTCGGCATGCGATCGGGTGTCCAGCCGGATCACCGGCGTCCCGGCCGGCACCTCCAGCTCCCGCGCGATCTGGGCGGAGGCCGCCTCGGTCGCCGCCTCCAGCAGCTCCAGCCGGGCGGCACGGTTCTCCCGCTTCATGTTCTCGTGGAAGCGGGTGCGCCGGCCGATCAGATAGGCGATGGCTCCGAGATGGACGAAGGTGCCGCGCCCCTGGGTGACGTCGACCAGCCCTTGCTCCTCCAGCTCCGCCATCGCCCGCCGCACCGTGTGGCGGTTAACGCCAAACCGCTCCGACAGCTCCGCCTCCGTCGGCAGCCGGGCTCCGGCGGGGGGCACGCCGGCGCGGATCTCCCGTTCCAGCGTCTCGCTGATCTGGCGCCACAGCGCGACGCCGGCACCGCGGCTGAGCGAGGGATGCGCAGTCATGCCATTCCCGTCACGCAAATTTCATCCTTCCCGACTTGCGATCGTCGTCGAATCCCGTCCATGATCTAACCATACGGATGACTAGATGAATAGGCAATAGGTCTATCAGCCTATGATCAACAAAAATGAACAGCGCCGGGACTGGATGGCCGTGCTGGCCAAGGCCGATCCGGCGACGCTGCAGCGCCTGTGGTCCGATCTCGGGGACGAGGCCGGCTTCACCACGCTGCGGCCGGCCGAGACCGGCATGGTGATGGTGCGCGGCCGCGCCGGCGGCGACGGCATGGCCTTCGCGCTCGGCGAGATGACGGTGACGCGCTGCACGGTGCGGTTGGACGGCAGCGAGGTGCTGGGCTCCGCCTATGTCGCCGGCCGCGGCCGCCGCCATGCCGAGATCGCGGCGCGGGCCGACGCCCTGCTGCAGACCGACCGGCGCGAGGCCGTCGAGACCGCGCTGATCGCGCCGCTGCGCGCAGCGCAGGCCGAAGCCCGGGCAGCGGCCCGGCGCAAGGCGGCGGCGACCCGCGTCGACTTCTTCACCATGGTGCGGGGGGAGAATCCGCGATGACCGCCATCCTGGACGCCGCGGCGCTGCTGCCCGGCTTCGCCGACCCGGTTCTCGGCAGCCAGTCGGTGTTCCGCGCCGTGCTCGACGCCATGTCCCGGCCGGGACGGCCGGTCGCCTGCCCGGAACCGCTCACCGCGCCGGCCCCGCTCGGCCGCGCCATGGCGGCGGCGGCGCTGACTTTGGTCGATTTCGACACGCCGGTCTGGCTCGATCCCGCCCTGTCGACTCCGGCGGTGCAAAGCTTCCTGCGCTTCCACACCGGTGCGCCGCTGGCCGCCGACCCGGCCGGGGCCGCCTTCCTGCTCGTCGCCGACGCCGCGTCCCTGCCGCGCCTCGGCGGCCTGGCTCTGGGCGAGGACCGCTACCCCGACCGCTCGGCGACGCTGGTGGTCGAGGTGCCGGCGCTGGACGGGCCGGAGGCGGGCCGCTTCAAAGGCCCCGGCATCGCCACGGCCGAGCCCGCCCGCATCGCCGGCCTGCCGGCCTGGTTCCGCGAGGACTGGGCGGCCAACGGCGCCGCCTATCCGCTGGGCGTCGACCTTCTGCTGACCTGCGGCGACCGGATGCTGGGCCTGCCGCGCACCACCCGCTGGGAGGGCTGATCCGATGTATGTCGCCGTCAAAGGGGGCGAGCGCGCGATCGAGAACGCCCAGAGGCTGCTGGCAGAGACCCGCCGCGGCGACCCGGCGGTGCCCGAGATCGCCCCGGACCAGATCCGCGAGCAGCTGGGCCTGGCCGTCGACCGGGTGATGGCCGAGGGCTCGCTCTACGACCGCGACCTCGCCGCGTTGGCGATCAAGCAGGCGCAGGGTGACCTGGTCGAGGCCATCTTCCTGCTGCGTGCCTATCGCACCACCTTGCCGCGCTTCGCGGTGTCGGAGCCGATCGACACCGCGACGATGACAGTGCGGCGCCGCATCTCCGCCACCTACAAGGACATCCCGGGCGGACAGATCCTGGGTCCGACCTACGACTACACCCATCGCCTGATCGACTTCGCCCTGGCGGCGGAGGGGCGGCCGCCGGCGGCCGCGGAGGGCGAGGCCGGGCCGGACGGGCCGGTGCCGCGCGTGGTCGACATCC
The sequence above is drawn from the Inquilinus sp. Marseille-Q2685 genome and encodes:
- a CDS encoding C13 family peptidase, giving the protein MKSAPSLRIAVLAALLSGCAGQAVPSPSVAAAETPLRWKALLVAADDAEPVFDNGVDALRRSLQSFGMAPADIVVLKADARQPDAVATKANFARAMAGLAGTAGTGCFAYLTSHGIEGRGLFAAAENAVIPPAYLARALDGACAGRPTVLVTSGCYSGIYSDTPALTTPNRIVLTAARADRPSFGCGSGDRYTYYDQCFLASLKGGAAWTAIAAEVSGCVARRERAKDFPPSQPQSAFGRDVAGLTAF
- a CDS encoding VOC family protein, producing MKYLHTMVRVTDLEQSLHFYRDLLGLKETRRSENEKGRYTLVFLAPPGQEDAPIELTYNWDPEVYTGGRNFGHLAYEVDDIYDFCDRLQKAGVTINRPPRDGRMAFVRSPDNISIEILQKGEAKPPAEPWLSMPNTGAW
- a CDS encoding dipeptidase, which produces MSAVETLLLDRFERHVEELKQYCSIPSVSTDPAYAPEVQRAARFVADRMARAGLERVEMLPTDGHPAVTAEWCHAPGAPTVLVYGHYDVQPPDPVGLWTSPPFDPEIRDGRLYARGASDDKGPSLIPILVAEAFLEREGRLPVNLKFLYEGEEECGSAHLEALVEAQAERLAANVVLSADGAMWRPDLPTVTVASRGMLALELELHGAGKDLHSGRHGGSAPNPLPALARLLSTLHDEAGEVAVEGFYDGITPPDPKLIDAIRASGFDPQGYFEAIGAPVPQPLPSAEDLLVRQWLKPTLELNGVTGGYGGPGTKTVIPAGAGAKISCRLVAGQDPERVFAAIEAHLRRHAPAGYRLEIRRHGPGSPAFSLPADQPVLALTEAVLGELFGQPPLRVAMGATIPIGAVFRRILGIETVFFSFSTADEDYHSPNEFFRLERFRDGMVGWARLLPRLAGHSPG
- a CDS encoding cation:proton antiporter — its product is MPHDTPLIATIVAGLGLAFVFGAIANRLKAPPLVGYLLAGILVGPHTPGFVADQALAPELAEIGVILLMFGVGLHFSLKDLLSVRAIAVPGAVVQIGFATALGLGLALMLGWTVAGGLVFGLALSVASTVVLLRALQERRLVETERGRIAVGWLIVEDLAMVLALVLLPALAGLVNGGMDVGSDPLAVSLGLDLGVGGILVLTLVKVAAFVALMLVVGRRVIPWVLHYVAHTGSRELFRLAVLAIALGVAFGSAKLFGVSLALGAFFAGMVLSESELSHAAAQETLPLRDAFAVLFFVSVGMLFDPTSLWRDPLPMLAVVFIIVIGKSVAAFVIVRLFGHPVTTALLISASLAQIGEFSFILAELGVKLGLLPEAGRDLILGGAILSILLNPVVFTAFGKLRPLLERAAPAPAAPSEEVPPAEVAAAPDAPPPAEAATLAEPAVPTALADHVVLVGYGRVGSLIGAALQAAGRPFLVIEDADQPVARLREAGIETIIGNAAVPEVLALANLPGARQLAVAVPNAFEAGQIVAQARAANPGMAIIARAHSDAEVEHLRTLGADAVIMGEREIARGMAEALTTGEARSPEITQTA
- the oxlT gene encoding oxalate/formate MFS antiporter; this translates as MSAISNASAGTGRAPTNRWIQLIAGIVCMVAAANIQYAWTLFVPEIQETYGWSRAAIQTAFTIFVIVQTWLTPIEGYFIDKYGPRALVLVGGVMTGLSWIVNSYATSLTGFYVGAAIGGIGVGCVYATCVNAALKWFPDRRGLAVGLTAGGYGAGSALTIIPIANVIAGSGYQAAFFWFGLIQGAIIFGAAWFLRAPAKEEVTHSTKVAQVRRDYTLGEALQTPVFYVMLGMFICTVTGGLMAVAQLGVIAQDLGVKDMPVNLFFFTMAALPFALMLDRIMNGISRPFFGWVSDHIGREKTMFIAFAMEGLGIVALGTFGHNPWAFLILSGVVFLAWGEVYSLFSATAGDTFGTKHLGKIYGVLYCAKGVAALLVPFGNLLMEATGTWSTVLYTVAAMDLIAAFSAVLILRPMLQRHHARNASALATAEPQRATSHSGRLARAN
- the phnF gene encoding phosphonate metabolism transcriptional regulator PhnF, coding for MTAHPSLSRGAGVALWRQISETLEREIRAGVPPAGARLPTEAELSERFGVNRHTVRRAMAELEEQGLVDVTQGRGTFVHLGAIAYLIGRRTRFHENMKRENRAARLELLEAATEAASAQIARELEVPAGTPVIRLDTRSHADGLPLSLASHYFPAARFPGIVEIFRETGSVTASFARLGVADYTRRRTRVSARLPDAREQRLLEITRTRPVMATEAINVDAEGTVVEFGLSSFASDRIQLVFEG
- the phnG gene encoding phosphonate C-P lyase system protein PhnG, which encodes MINKNEQRRDWMAVLAKADPATLQRLWSDLGDEAGFTTLRPAETGMVMVRGRAGGDGMAFALGEMTVTRCTVRLDGSEVLGSAYVAGRGRRHAEIAARADALLQTDRREAVETALIAPLRAAQAEARAAARRKAAATRVDFFTMVRGENPR
- the phnH gene encoding phosphonate C-P lyase system protein PhnH, with amino-acid sequence MTAILDAAALLPGFADPVLGSQSVFRAVLDAMSRPGRPVACPEPLTAPAPLGRAMAAAALTLVDFDTPVWLDPALSTPAVQSFLRFHTGAPLAADPAGAAFLLVADAASLPRLGGLALGEDRYPDRSATLVVEVPALDGPEAGRFKGPGIATAEPARIAGLPAWFREDWAANGAAYPLGVDLLLTCGDRMLGLPRTTRWEG